The Pyrus communis chromosome 2, drPyrComm1.1, whole genome shotgun sequence genome includes a window with the following:
- the LOC137724636 gene encoding lysine-specific demethylase JMJ18-like yields MGARRRSEANADIEADEKFGFHSGSDFTFEEFQKHAATFKESYFGTKDVKEGSTCGETKRKTWEPSVEDIEGEYWRIVEIPTTDEVEVYYGADLETGVFGSGFPKASSTGSDSKKYALSGWNLNNFPRLPGSALCFEASDISGVLVRWLYVGMCFSSFFWHVEDHHLSLERTMRAYLPDLFEEQPEILNELVRRSTSGTEITYFIFVHVIQLSPTVLRSEGVPVHRAVQHSGEFVLTLPRAYHSGFNCGCNEAMNVAPVDWLEHGQNAVELYSEQCRKTAISYDKLLLGSAREAVQALWEKSVFGKKTTRNMSWQSVCGKDGLLARAVKTRVRMEEERLDHLPICMKLKKMERDFDLNNERECFSCFYDLQKNKKKTKKKKDFT; encoded by the exons ATGGGAGCCAGAAGACGTTCAGAAGCTAATGCTGATATTGAGGCCGATGAGAAGTTTGGGTTCCATTCAGGGTCGGACTTTACATTTGAAGAGTTTCAGAAACATGCTGCTACTTTTAAGGAGAGTTACTTCGGAACAAAGGATGTCAAGGAGGGTTCAACTTGTGgtgaaactaaaagaaaaacatggGAACCCTCTGTGGAGGATATCGAAGGTGAATACTGGCGAATAGTTGAGATACCAACAACAGATGAGGTTGAG GTTTACTATGGAGCTGACTTGGAAACAGGAGTATTTGGAAGTGGTTTTCCTAAGGCATCATCAACCGGAAGTGATTCGAAAAAATATGCATTGTCAGGTTGGAATCTAAATAACTTCCCACGTCTGCCTGGTTCTGCACTGTGTTTTGAAGCAAGCGATATCTCGGGAGTTCTAGTCCGGTGGCTCTATGTTGGGATGtgcttttcttcatttttttgg CATGTTGAGGACCACCACCTCTCTTTGGAACGTACAATGAGAGCGTATTTGCCTGATCTGTTCGAGGAACAACCTGAAATACTCAATGAACTGGTAAGAAGGAGTACCTCAGGCACTGAGATCACATATTTCATCTTTGTTCACGTCATTCAGCTATCTCCTACAGTTTTAAGGTCTGAAGGAGTACCTGTGCATCGAGCCGTCCAGCATTCTGGGGAGTTTGTTCTTACCCTCCCGCGGGCATACCATTCTGGATTTAATTGTGGTTGTAATGAGGCAATGAACGTGGCCCCTGTTGATTGGTTAGAACATGGGCAAAATGCAGTTGAGCTCTACAGTGAGCAGTGTCGCAAGACGGCAATTTCATATGACAAATTGCTACTGGGATCAGCTCGGGAAGCTGTACAGGCCCTCTgggaaaaatcagtttttggaAAGAAAACTACAAGAAATATGAGCTGGCAAAGTGTTTGTGGCAAAGATGGTCTACTCGCCAGAGCAGTTAAGACACGAGTGCGAATGGAGGAAGAAAGACTAGATCATCTTCCAATTTGTATGAAGTTGAAAAAGATGGAAAGAGACTTTGATTTGAATAATGAGAGAGAATGTTTTTCTTGCTTCTACGActtacaaaaaaacaaaaaaaaaacaaaaaaaaaaaaagattttacatga
- the LOC137725741 gene encoding lysine-specific demethylase JMJ18-like, which produces MEDHSSKNNHKSDNTLEGSGSPQSRKISARWNPEEACRPDIDEAPVFYPTIEEFEDTLGYIATICPLAESYGICRIVPPPSWTPPCPLKEKEVWERAKFSTRIQQVDLLQNREAMRKKSRSRKRKRRRNSRMGARRRSEANAATEADERFGFISGSDFTFEEFQKHAATFKESYFGTKDVKEGSTCGETKSKTWEPSVEDIEGEYWRIVETPTTDEVEVYYGADLETGVFGSGFPKASSTGIDLEKYAMSGWNLNNFPRLPGSALCFEASDISGVLVPWLYVGMCFSSFCWHVEDHHLYSLNYLHWGDPKVWYGVSGSHATDLERTMKAYLPDLFEEQPDLLNELVTQLSPTVLKSEGVPVHRAIQHSGEFVLTFPRAYHSGFNCGFNCAEAVNVAPADWLEHGQIAVELYSEQHRKTSISHDKLLMGSAREAVHALWEKSVLGKETTRNMSWQSVCGKDGLLTRAVKIRVRMEEDRLDRLPICMKLKKMERDFDLNNERECFSCFYDLHLSASGCKCSPDRFSCLKHAKHLCSCHINYRYVLQRHTITELNMLVEALEGKVEAIKVWASKDHGGDGTDTYTAKLDEESGMPHKRIKSCDPREPSPCCPVSEEKVNINASSSLTSQVSSAVVQSGSQHGTSSLSTSPITMDIQNDDQTLVKNDEAKTGMECFDLNLNYMSEEQESRTMHTSYHCDNKAITIEEETSTLVSSQKKVCISNVAREPDMMKVDDDCNVSALTVLNNDYPACSRDIRNNCASEGNKLFGVNISVTDQSYPLQKLIPSVEPIDFGAVVSGKLWCSKRAIYPKGYRSRVRFYSVLDPTKVCSYISEVLDAGLLGPLFKVSLEDCPREVFANVSAEKCWEMVLQRLHQEINRRSSVGESRLPHMQSLQSINGLEMFGFLSQPIAEAIEALDPGHQCVDYWNHRRMVPSMSCRVGEIKQHSFEQSCCLGEMETNVFGVSLTKPDQDCSSAEDHHSTEETQLVLRRLLKKADSEELSTLQRVFCSKSQSAKWRVAFASMIEEIQKHVDS; this is translated from the exons ATGGAG GATCATTCTTCTAAGAACAACCACAAAAGTGATAACACACTTGAGGGCTCTGGCAGCCCTCAAAGTCGAAAG ATATCAGCTAGATGGAACCCGGAGGAAGCATGCAGGCCAGATATTGATGAAGCGCCCGTGTTTTATCCAACTATTGAG GAGTTTGAAGATACGCTTGGTTACATAGCAACGATCTGCCCACTGGCCGAATCTTATGGTATATGCAGGATTGTCCCTCCACCTTCCTGGACTCCTCCCTGCCCTCTTAAGGAGAAAGAGGTGTGGGAACGTGCCAAATTTTCTACACGCATTCAGCAAGTTGACTTGCTGCAAAACAGAGAGGCCATGAGAAAGAAAAGTAGAAGTCGGAAGCGTAAACGGAGGAGGAACTCAAGAATGGGAGCCAGAAGACGTTCAGAAGCTAATGCTGCTACTGAGGCTGATGAGAGGTTTGGGTTCATTTCAGGATCAGACTTTACATTTGAAGAGTTTCAGAAACATGCTGCTACTTTTAAGGAGAGTTACTTCGGAACAAAGGATGTCAAGGAGGGTTCAACTTGTGGTGAAACTAAAAGCAAAACATGGGAACCCTCTGTGGAGGACATCGAAGGTGAATACTGGCGAATAGTTGAGACACCAACAACAGATGAGGTTGAG GTTTACTATGGAGCTGACTTGGAGACAGGAGTATTTGGAAGTGGTTTTCCAAAGGCATCATCAACCGGAATTGATTTGGAGAAGTATGCAATGTCAGGTTGGAATCTAAACAACTTCCCACGTCTGCCTGGTTCTGCACTGTGTTTTGAAGCAAGTGATATCTCGGGAGTTCTAGTCCCATGGCTCTATGTTGGGATGTGcttttcttcattttgttgG CATGTTGAGGATCACCACCTCTATTCGCTAAATTATCTGCACTGGGGTGACCCAAAAGTATGGTATGGAGTCTCTGGAAGCCATGCTACGGATTTGGAACGTACAATGAAAGCGTATTTGCCTGATCTGTTCGAGGAACAACCTGATTTACTCAATGAACTG GTCACTCAGCTATCTCCTACAGTTTTAAAGTCTGAAGGTGTACCTGTGCATCGAGCCATCCAGCATTCTGGGGAATTTGTTCTTACCTTCCCGCGGGCATACCATTCTGGATTTAATTGCGGCTTCAACTGTGCTGAGGCAGTGAACGTGGCCCCTGCTGATTGGTTAGAACATGGGCAAATTGCAGTTGAGCTCTACAGTGAGCAGCATCGGAAGACATCAATTTCACACGACAAATTGTTAATGGGATCAGCTCGGGAAGCTGTACATGCCCTCTGGGAAAAATCAGTTCTTGGAAAGGAAACCACAAGAAATATGAGCTGGCAAAGTGTTTGTGGCAAAGATGGTCTACTCACCAGAGCAGTTAAGATACGAGTGCGAATGGAGGAGGATAGACTAGATCGTCTTCCAATTTGTATGAAGTTGAAAAAGATGGAAAGAGACTTTGATTTGAACAATGAGAGAGAATGTTTTTCTTGCTTCTATGACTTGCACTTGTCTGCCTCCGGCTGCAAATGCTCTCCTGACCGATTTTCATGTCTCAAACATGCAAAGCACCTTTGTTCATGTCACATCAATTATAGATACGTCCTTCAACGCCACACTATCACTGAATTAAATATGCTGGTTGAAGCATTGGAAGGGAAAGTAGAGGCCATAAAAGTATGGGCATCGAAGGACCACGGAGGAGACGGTACTGATACATATACTGCTAAGCTGGATGAAGAAAGTGGCATGCCTCATAAAAGAATCAAATCTTGTGATCCAAGGGAACCTTCACCTTGCTGCCCGGTTTCAGAAGAGAAGGTGAACATAAATGCATCTAGCAGTTTGACCAGTCAGGTTTCTTCTGCAGTAGTCCAGTCAGGGTCACAGCATGGAACTTCTAGTTTAAGTACGTCTCCCATCACTATGGATATTCAAAATGACGATCAAACTCTGGTGAAGAATGATGAAGCAAAGACGGGGATGGAATGCTTTGATCTGAATCTTAATTATATGTCTGAGGAACAAGAAAGCAGGACGATGCACACATCTTATCACTGTGATAACAAGGCTATCACAATTGAGGAGGAGACCTCTACGTTGGTGTCTAGTCAAAAGAAAGTatgtatttcaaatgtagcCAGAGAACCAGACATGATGAAGGTTGATGATGACTGTAATGTATCTGCTCTGACAGTTCTGAACAATGACTACCCTGCCTGTTCAAGGGACATCAGGAATAACTGTGCGAGTGAGGGCAACAAGTTGTTCGGTGTAAATATATCTGTGACTGACCAAAGCTATCCATTACAAAAGTTGATTCCTTCCGTTGAGCCTATTGATTTTGGAGCTGTTGTCTCTGGCAAGTTGTGGTGCAGTAAGCGGGCCATATATCCAAAAG GGTATAGAAGCCGAGTTAGGTTTTATAGTGTGCTTGACCCAACAAAAGTTTGTAGCTATATTTCAGAAGTTCTCGATGCTGGGCTTCTTGGTCCTCTATTCAAG GTTAGTTTGGAGGATTGCCCACGTGAGGTTTTCGCAAATGTATCGGCAGAGAAGTGCTGGGAAATGGTACTACAGAGACTACACCAAGAAATAAACAGACGGAGTAGTGTAGGGGAAAGCAGACTGCCCCATATGCAGTCGTTGCAGAGCATTAATGGGCTCGAAATGTTTGGATTTCTTTCCCAACCCATTGCTGAG GCTATTGAGGCTCTTGATCCTGGCCATCAATGCGTGGACTACTGGAATCACAGGCGCATGGTCCCGTCAATGTCTTGCAGGGTTGGTGAAATCAAGCAGCATTCATTCGAACAAAGTTGCTGTCTAGGAGAAATGGAGACGAATGTTTTTGGTGTCAGTTTGACAAAGCCGGATCAGGATTGTTCATCGGCGGAAGATCATCATTCAACTGAAGAGACGCAGTTAGTGCTACGAAGACTACTAAAGAAGGCAGATTCAGAAGAGTTAAGTACATTACAGAGAGTATTCTGCAGCAAGTCACAAAGTGCAAAATGGAGAGTGGCATTCGCATCAATGATCGAAGAGATCCAGAAACATGTAGATAGTTAA
- the LOC137724637 gene encoding FAS1 domain-containing protein SELMODRAFT_448915-like yields the protein MGPNHHSFLLIFFLTTLFSAINPIATVTASPSPPPPPPQTPSPSPSPSSTPPSPPPLSPPPPPLHSRPSASATPQQLNNIIDALIGAGDFGNWVNIITGANPLVLPLSATLFIPQDNALNSLPTTDPFMFPYHVVPQRLSFADLQLFKPGSRLPTLLPGKSILITNTSPSNFTLDDAPVTQPDLYVTATMAVHGVGTILQYSVYGDGLNLLPKPNSEQGQQQHNPPPSSPQGLFLPTGEAIGAGWKSDAAPPCNCVEFPVGWFLIACVVLGFRIHR from the coding sequence ATGGGGCCCAACCACCATTCATTTCTCCTAATCTTCTTTCTCACCACTCTGTTCTCAGCCATCAACCCAATCGCCACCGTCACTGCCTCTCCctcaccaccaccgccaccgccacaaACCCCATCTCCATCTCCATCACCATCATCAACACCACCATCCCCACCGCCATTATCTCCGCCACCGCCTCCTCTGCATTCACGGCCATCCGCAAGCGCGACGCCCCAACAACTCAACAACATAATCGACGCCCTAATCGGAGCTGGCGACTTTGGGAACTGGGTCAACATCATCACCGGCGCAAACCCACTAGTCCTCCCTCTAAGCGCCACCCTCTTCATCCCGCAAGACAACGCTTTGAACAGCCTCCCCACCACCGACCCCTTCATGTTCCCCTACCACGTCGTCCCGCAGCGCCTCAGCTTCGCCGACCTCCAGCTCTTCAAGCCCGGATCCCGCCTCCCTACTCTGCTTCCCGGCAAGTCCATCCTCATCACGAACACCTCCCCCTCCAATTTCACCCTCGACGACGCTCCGGTCACTCAGCCCGACCTCTACGTCACCGCCACGATGGCGGTCCACGGCGTCGGAACGATTCTTCAGTACTCTGTTTACGGCGATGGGCTCAACCTCTTGCCCAAGCCCAATTCCGAGCAGGGGCAGCAGCAGCATAATCCTCCGCCGTCATCGCCGCAGGGGTTGTTTCTGCCAACCGGGGAAGCCATCGGCGCTGGGTGGAAGTCTGATGCGGCGCCGCCGTGCAACTGTGTCGAGTTTCCGGTCGGGTGGTTCTTGATTGCTTGTGTGGTTTTGGGGTTCAGGATTCACAGGTAG
- the LOC137725531 gene encoding gamma-soluble NSF attachment protein-like, which yields MAGSDPNKLLVKADKLTRLSLTRWSADWKSATLLYEQAANGFRIAKDYEKAKEALEKASKGQELISSPWDAAKHMESAAALAKELGKWNEVADFYKRASELYAECGRPQPASDALAKGARALEDSMPDEAIQLYTDACAILEEDGKEQMAFDLYRDATSVYIKNEKYTDAAALMLRFGVSADKCNATHSQCKAYLGAIIIYLYLHDIKQAEQCYNDCSQVDAFMRSDQCRFAGKLLSAYTDSDVEEIKKLAQSGTVNHLDHMIIRLARKLPTGDVSALKTHASEDQEEPLDEDDLT from the exons ATGGCGGGTTCCGATCCAAACAAGTTGCTCGTCAAAGCCGATAAACT AACAAGACTCAGTCTTACAAGGTGGAGTGCGGATTGGAAAAGCGCTACTCTTTTGTACGAACAAGCTG CAAATGGTTTTAGGATTGCCAAGGATTACGAGAAAGCAAAGGAAGCGTTGGAAAAAGCTTCGAAAGGACAAGAATTGATCTCCTC ACCCTGGGATGCTGCAAAGCATATGGAGTCTGCTGCTGCTCTAGCAAAGGAGTTAGGAAAATGGAATGAAGTTGCTGACTTCTATAAAAGGGCGTCTGAATTGTACGCTGAGTGTGGGAGACCACAGCCGGCCTCAGATGCTCTTGCGAAAGGGGCCCG TGCTCTGGAAGATTCTATGCCTGATGAAGCTATTCAACTTTACACTGATGCTTGTGCTATTCTTGAAGAAGATGGCAAGGAGCAAATGGCCTTTGATCTATATCGTGATGCAACTAGTGTTTACATAAAAAATGAGAA GTATACAGATGCTGCTGCTTTAATGTTGAGATTTGGCGTATCTGCTGATAAGTGCAATGCTACCCATAGCCAGTGCAAG GCATATCTTGGTGCCATAATTATTTACCTTTATCTTCATGACATCAAGCAAGCAGAACAATGCTACAATGACTGCTCCCA GGTTGACGCTTTTATGAGAAGTGATCAATGCCGTTTTGCTGGTAAACTCCTCTCGGCTTACACAGACAGTGACgttgaagaaataaaaaaacttgcTCAGTCAGGCACGGTTAATCATCTTGATCACATG ATCATCAGGCTCGCCAGGAAACTGCCGACGGGTGATGTGAGTGCGCTGAAGACCCATGCTTCCGAGGATCAAGAAGAACCGCTGGATGAAGATGACCTTACATAA
- the LOC137724638 gene encoding uncharacterized protein — protein sequence MASRKSVQDDANPWGYVFHPFPRTECPIFKYMLELNEAIAAKSKSVPELIETGVVLPHQILRYAWKFEQAAELLWERMVEDLHQKQGKLNNCLVVCNVDKSSWFCSEAGPLGLLVSQLNSQDPWKGKVVSYTRNPRMHLIPPTKDLRSKCKFMGSWEEKDWWDKDWEKEVDVVKVVFDLILEVAVKENVKPEQMINKVFMFKEKYRHKDITWSGIRSSIFCAYKEIQRRFEAKGYKVPHLMIWSMNDRMNPLGLPECSAEQGVTLLRGFSDNLVKSFLDNDGEVGPEEIMEAAISNEKYQALAVVD from the coding sequence ATGGCGTCAAGGAAGTCAGTCCAAGATGATGCCAACCCGTGGGGTTATGTTTTTCATCCGTTCCCTCGCACTGAGTGTCCCATTTTCAAGTATATGCTGGAGCTGAACGAAGCCATTGCCGCCAAGTCCAAGTCTGTGCCCGAGTTGATTGAGACCGGTGTTGTGCTTCCACACCAAATCCTAAGATATGCTTGGAAATTCGAGCAAGCCGCCGAGCTTCTGTGGGAGAGAATGGTGGAGGACTTGCACCAGAAGCAGGGGAAGCTCAACAACTGCTTGGTTGTGTGTAATGTGGACAAATCCTCCTGGTTCTGCAGCGAGGCTGGGCCTCTGGGGCTGTTGGTGTCTCAGCTGAATAGCCAGGATCCATGGAAAGGAAAGGTGGTGAGTTACACTCGAAACCCTCGGATGCATTTGATACCACCGACCAAAGATCTTAGGTCCAAGTGCAAATTTATGGGGAGTTGGGAGGAGAAGGACTGGTGGGACAAGGACTGGGAGAAGGAGGTTGATGTGGTGAAGGTGGTGTTTGATTTGATTCTGGAAGTCGCCGTGAAAGAGAATGTGAAGCCAGAGCAGATGATCAACAAGGTGTTTATGTTTAAAGAGAAATACAGACATAAAGACATTACTTGGAGTGGAATTAGGAGCTCAATATTTTGTGCTTACAAAGAAATACAGAGGAGGTTTGAGGCCAAGGGGTATAAAGTGCCACACTTGATGATTTGGAGTATGAACGATCGCATGAATCCATTGGGGCTGCCTGAGTGTAGCGCAGAACAAGGGGTGACGTTGTTGCGTGGCTTCTCCGACAACCTGGTCAAGTCCTTCTTGGACAACGATGGGGAAGTCGGTCCAGAAGAGATCATGGAAGCAGCCATCTCCAACGAAAAGTATCAAGCTCTGGCCGTAGTCGACTGA